The following proteins are co-located in the Papaver somniferum cultivar HN1 unplaced genomic scaffold, ASM357369v1 unplaced-scaffold_128, whole genome shotgun sequence genome:
- the LOC113331891 gene encoding uncharacterized protein LOC113331891, translated as MHKKEKHLGSPLIIGKSKIQDFEDIKLAFDRRLGTWKGTTMHQAGRTTMVKAVLNSIPTYQMSTFKMPKKMLKKLDTAQRKFWWGFKYGNGTNLVAWQNMCISKDHGGLAFRDLEMLNHAPLTKLAWRIHHQEDHLLSKILKAKYHKGENFLHITSQKHNSSWVWKGIEQGLTILQHKCFMEVNNGKKTMIWKDKWILGHNALVVPADISHYQYTFVSELITPDTSSWNIHLLNTLFQPDIVDKIKNM; from the coding sequence ATGCATAAAAAGGAGAAACACTTGGGTTCTCCTCTCATCATTGGGAAGTCTAAAATACAAGATTTTGAAGATATTAAATTGGCTTTTGATAGAAGATTAGGTACTTGGAAAGGTACCACCATGCACCAAGCTGGAAGAACCACAATGGTCAAGGCAGTACTCAACTCTATACCTACTTATCAGATGAGCACCTTTAAAATGCCAAAAAAGATGCTAAAAAAATTGGACACAGCTCAAAGAAAGTTTTGGTGGGGTTTCAAATATGGAAATGGAACCAATCTTGTTGCTTGGCAAAATATGTGCATATCTAAAGATCATGGTGGTCTTGCATTTAGGGATCTTGAAATGCTAAACCATGCTCCTCTCACTAAACTTGCATGGAGAATACATCACCAAGAAGACCATCTTTTGAGCAAAATTCTTAAAGCCAAATACCACAAAGGTGAAAACTTTCTGCACATCACTTCTCAGAAACATAACTCCTCTTGGGTTTGGAAAGGCATTGAACAAGGTCTCACTATTCTGCAACATAAATGCTTCATGGAAGTAAACAACGGTAAGAAGACTATGATATGGAAAGACAAGTGGATTTTAGGTCATAATGCACTGGTTGTTCCTGCAGATATCTCTCACTACCAATACACTTTTGTTTCAGAACTTATTACTCCTGACACCAGCAGCTGGAATATTCATTTGCTAAATACTTTGTTTCAGCCTGATATAGTTGATAAAATCAAAAATATGTAG